Proteins from a single region of Pseudopedobacter saltans DSM 12145:
- the ffh gene encoding signal recognition particle protein, protein MFDNLQEKLEGAFKVLKGQGSITEINVAETMKEIRKALLDADVNYKTAKSFTDEVKQKALGQNVLTAISPGQLLTKVMNDELTLLMGGSVTELDLKQNPTIILIAGLNGAGKTTFTGKLANFLKTQKNKKPLLVAGDVYRPAAIDQLEVLAGQVGAEVYTNRESKDPVAIALEGIAHGKQNGNNVIIIDTAGRLTLDDALMDEIAEVKKATNPQEILFVVDAMTGQDAVNTAKAFNDRLDFTGVVLTKLDGDTRGGAALSIKSVVNKPIKFVGTGEKMDALDVFYPDRMASRILGMGDVVSLVERAQQQFDEKKAAELQKKIRKNKFDFNDFLGQIQQIKKMGNIKDLMGMIPGVGKMMKNIEVDDNAFKGIEAIIHSMTPYERENPDTINPSRRQRIAKGSGTDIAEVNKLIKQFEDMRKVMKQFSDPSAMAKMQRMMKNMPGGMGR, encoded by the coding sequence ATGTTTGACAATCTACAGGAAAAGCTCGAAGGGGCGTTTAAGGTTTTAAAAGGACAAGGAAGCATTACCGAGATTAACGTGGCCGAAACGATGAAAGAGATTAGAAAAGCTCTTTTAGATGCAGACGTTAACTATAAAACAGCTAAATCTTTTACTGATGAAGTTAAGCAAAAGGCCTTAGGTCAGAATGTATTGACCGCCATTTCTCCAGGCCAGTTGCTAACCAAGGTCATGAACGATGAGCTTACCCTTTTAATGGGTGGTTCTGTTACCGAATTAGATTTAAAACAAAATCCAACTATTATATTAATTGCAGGATTAAATGGTGCTGGTAAAACAACTTTTACAGGTAAGTTAGCCAACTTTTTAAAAACGCAAAAAAATAAAAAACCTTTATTAGTTGCAGGCGACGTTTACCGCCCGGCCGCGATTGACCAATTGGAAGTCCTTGCAGGACAAGTGGGTGCAGAAGTTTATACCAATAGAGAATCTAAAGATCCTGTTGCTATTGCTTTAGAGGGTATTGCCCATGGAAAGCAAAATGGAAACAATGTAATTATCATCGATACGGCGGGTCGTTTAACTTTAGACGATGCTTTAATGGATGAGATTGCAGAGGTTAAAAAGGCAACCAACCCGCAGGAGATTCTATTTGTTGTAGATGCAATGACCGGTCAGGATGCGGTAAATACAGCGAAAGCATTTAATGACCGGTTGGATTTTACCGGAGTTGTGTTAACTAAATTGGATGGTGATACACGCGGGGGAGCGGCTTTGTCAATCAAATCGGTAGTTAACAAGCCAATTAAGTTTGTTGGTACCGGCGAGAAAATGGATGCATTGGATGTATTCTACCCGGACAGGATGGCATCCCGTATCCTCGGAATGGGAGACGTAGTTTCTTTGGTAGAAAGAGCTCAACAACAGTTTGACGAGAAAAAAGCTGCCGAACTACAAAAGAAGATCAGGAAGAATAAATTTGATTTTAACGACTTCTTAGGTCAGATTCAGCAGATCAAAAAAATGGGTAACATCAAAGATTTGATGGGAATGATTCCGGGTGTTGGCAAAATGATGAAAAATATAGAAGTGGACGATAACGCTTTTAAAGGAATTGAAGCTATTATCCATTCTATGACACCTTATGAGCGAGAAAACCCGGACACGATTAATCCAAGCAGAAGGCAAAGAATAGCTAAAGGTTCAGGAACAGATATCGCGGAAGTAAACAAGTTGATTAAGCAGTTTGAGGATATGAGAAAAGTGATGAAACAGTTCTCAGACCCATCAGCTATGGCAAAAATGCAAAGAATGATGAAGAATATGCCAGGAGGAATGGGCAGATAG
- a CDS encoding RNA polymerase sigma factor, whose product MNSLKHIFDNVFKRKSSDEHSFRIFVNTYQDKVFRFISLFVKDSHVCEELMSDVFFSLWNKREQLEEVENLESYVFIIAKNKALNFLRKKKMELSNINDVDIDLFYNTTTNPESIYISQETIVALNKAIEELPTKTKLAFLMIRENEMKYKDAAEVLGVSVKTLEKQVAAAVAKLKEALQNNKDL is encoded by the coding sequence TTGAACTCATTAAAGCATATTTTCGATAATGTTTTTAAAAGAAAGTCTAGTGATGAGCATTCTTTCAGAATATTTGTAAATACGTATCAAGACAAAGTTTTCCGTTTTATTTCATTATTTGTTAAAGACAGTCATGTATGTGAAGAACTAATGTCGGATGTGTTTTTTTCTTTGTGGAATAAACGAGAACAATTAGAGGAGGTGGAGAATCTGGAGAGCTATGTTTTTATAATAGCTAAAAATAAAGCACTTAATTTTCTGCGTAAAAAGAAGATGGAATTGTCTAATATTAATGATGTTGATATAGATTTATTTTATAATACCACTACTAATCCAGAATCTATATATATAAGCCAAGAGACTATTGTAGCCTTAAATAAAGCTATAGAGGAACTGCCTACTAAAACTAAACTTGCTTTTCTTATGATTCGTGAAAATGAGATGAAATATAAAGATGCTGCCGAGGTTTTGGGAGTCTCTGTAAAGACATTAGAAAAGCAGGTTGCGGCAGCAGTAGCTAAGCTGAAGGAAGCATTACAAAATAACAAAGACTTATAG
- a CDS encoding alpha/beta hydrolase: MKKITLMFFATVLVNSIAQAQKGEEIALYAQVPGAINSDSYKEQTETVINVHPVLWTTKVSKPSLTYFKAANSSKTDAAVIICPGGGYGGLAISHEGYDVAAKFAEMGVSAFVLKYRLPSDEIMMDRKIGPLQDAQQAIKYVRENAFKYGINPNKIGIMGFSAGGHLASTASTHFKRECVENKKHTSLRPDFSILMYPVITFWENTHIGSRENLIGKNPPQELIDLYSNEKQVTKETPITFIIHSNDDDVVPIENAFGYIRALNNFGVKNEAHIYALGGHGYGLDFKRVNDVWFDRLTNWMKNNDLL; encoded by the coding sequence ATGAAAAAGATTACGCTAATGTTTTTTGCGACTGTCTTAGTTAATTCTATCGCTCAAGCTCAAAAGGGGGAAGAGATCGCTTTATATGCCCAAGTACCGGGAGCTATAAATTCTGACAGTTACAAAGAACAAACAGAGACGGTTATAAACGTACATCCTGTACTATGGACAACTAAGGTGTCTAAACCAAGTTTAACTTATTTCAAAGCGGCTAATTCATCTAAAACGGATGCTGCTGTGATTATTTGTCCGGGAGGAGGCTATGGAGGATTAGCTATCAGTCATGAAGGATATGATGTGGCTGCAAAATTTGCAGAAATGGGCGTTTCTGCATTTGTATTAAAATATCGCTTACCAAGTGATGAAATCATGATGGATAGAAAGATTGGACCATTGCAAGACGCACAACAAGCTATAAAGTATGTTCGTGAAAATGCATTTAAGTATGGTATAAACCCAAATAAGATAGGAATTATGGGGTTCTCTGCCGGTGGTCATTTAGCTTCTACAGCCTCAACTCATTTCAAGAGAGAATGTGTAGAAAATAAAAAACACACTAGTTTGCGTCCTGATTTTTCCATTCTCATGTATCCTGTAATCACTTTTTGGGAAAATACGCATATAGGGTCTAGAGAAAATCTAATCGGAAAAAATCCCCCTCAAGAACTAATTGATTTGTATTCTAATGAAAAGCAAGTGACAAAAGAAACCCCTATAACATTCATTATTCACTCTAATGACGATGATGTTGTTCCTATAGAAAACGCTTTCGGTTATATAAGGGCACTAAACAATTTTGGAGTGAAAAATGAAGCTCATATATATGCTTTAGGAGGCCATGGCTATGGATTGGATTTTAAAAGAGTGAATGATGTCTGGTTTGATAGGTTGACTAACTGGATGAAAAACAATGACTTATTGTAG
- a CDS encoding FecR family protein: MEDRFSVLVSKVLSEEVSEKEKEEFFQILSQNPDYNLRYNQLKEYWNADIQYHAIEKREQVGDRIMERIKSASTVTTVRLSSLRIIAAAAILFFITTSALILYIVENNSSSRNAFTYAAQTIPVEYLLTDGSKVTLNKNSSITIDSDFGDKYRNVKLEGEAYFSVSKDKYRPFVVETKGTKTKVLGTSFNVKSKDHNVITTLVEGSILFTSNNCEKILRPNEELRYNVETFEYEKYNCDVQLNTAWVSGRFNYSGISFETLVNKLEVIYNKKINIRDSKLANHIVSASFLVDEPLENILDALKGELKFSYVTDDANHIRIMSK; the protein is encoded by the coding sequence ATGGAAGATCGATTTTCGGTATTGGTTTCAAAAGTACTTTCTGAGGAAGTTTCAGAAAAGGAAAAGGAAGAGTTTTTTCAAATTCTTTCTCAGAATCCTGATTATAATTTAAGATATAATCAACTAAAAGAATACTGGAATGCCGATATTCAATATCATGCAATTGAGAAGAGAGAACAAGTTGGAGATCGAATAATGGAAAGAATAAAGTCTGCCAGTACTGTAACTACAGTTAGATTGAGTTCTTTGAGAATTATTGCTGCTGCTGCTATTTTGTTCTTTATAACCACTTCGGCATTAATACTGTATATAGTAGAAAATAACTCTTCATCAAGAAATGCGTTTACTTATGCTGCTCAAACTATACCCGTTGAATATCTTTTAACAGATGGTTCTAAGGTGACATTGAATAAAAATAGTTCTATTACAATAGATTCTGATTTTGGTGATAAATATAGAAATGTGAAGTTGGAAGGGGAAGCTTATTTTTCTGTATCCAAAGATAAGTATCGGCCATTTGTGGTCGAGACTAAAGGAACTAAAACTAAGGTATTAGGAACAAGTTTCAATGTTAAATCGAAAGATCACAATGTGATTACAACTTTAGTGGAAGGATCCATATTATTTACATCAAATAATTGTGAAAAGATTCTTCGTCCTAATGAGGAGCTAAGGTATAATGTAGAAACATTTGAATATGAGAAATATAATTGCGATGTTCAATTAAATACGGCATGGGTTTCTGGGAGATTTAATTATTCAGGAATTTCATTTGAAACATTAGTCAATAAGCTTGAAGTTATCTATAATAAGAAAATTAATATAAGGGATAGCAAATTGGCAAATCATATAGTTTCTGCTTCTTTTTTGGTTGATGAACCATTAGAGAATATTCTTGATGCTTTAAAAGGAGAGTTGAAGTTTAGCTATGTTACTGATGATGCTAATCATATACGAATTATGAGCAAATAA